Within the Bacillota bacterium genome, the region ACTTGCTTTACCAGGTCAGCGCCATGGCCAACCACGACTATGATCCTCGCAGCTCCGGCGGCCTCCACCGCGTCGAGCACGTATAGCAGCATTGGGCGTCCGCATATCTCGTGCACTACCTTTGGAACCCGTGATTTCATCCGGGTTCCGAGGCCGGCGGCCAGCACGATCCCGACGAATCTCTCCATAATCACTCCCCCGAAGATGATTCGGCCCGGTACAGTCCCGGTACAGTCCGGAAACATATTCAACGCTAATACAAGGTTTCCTCCCGAGCGGGCACACAAAACACGGCGAGAGGAGTCGGCTTCCACCCCCCTCGCCTGCAAACAGCAACTCACGGAAGAAAGGAGCTAAGGATACCCGGTGCTCAGTCGTTGGCGCCGTACTGCCCGCACATCTCCTTGACCTTGGCCGCGACGATTACCCCGTTCTCCACTGTGAAAGTCAGGTCGTCAAAGGGCTGGAGCCCAAGACGCCTCCGCACCTCCTCCGGCAGGGCGATGGTGCCCCCCGGCAAGACGCTCGTGACCACCCGCAACCCATTCTCACTCAACTCCTGTCCCTCCTTCCCTGCCCACTCATGGCATGAGTTGCCATTCCCATTCTATAACAGTTCTGGGCGGAATTCAAGGATGGAATGTAGAAAGCCTCGAAGAACTTCGATTTAATGCCGAATACACACTGATAGCGCGGCTTTGCGCGCAGAAACGGCGCCCCGCGTGTTTCCTTGCGGTCACTCGCCGTGTTCACCAGACGGCGCGGCCTCTGCGCCGTCTGGGTCACTCCCTCGCGCTTCACTCGAAGAGATAGAGCCCGAGGGCGTCGTAAGTGTCTGGGGTCACCACCCCTGTCACGCGCAAGCCTCTCGACTGCTGGAACGCCTTCACTGCATTCGCGGTAGGCTCCTCGTACATTCCGTTTTCGGGCCCAGGATCGAACCCCAGCATCCGCAGGCGCCTCTGAGCCGCAAGCACGTCCGTCCCCCGCTCTCCAGGGCCGAGCTCACGCCGGGGGTTACGGAGGGGTCCGAACGGGTTTCCACATATCACGACGGGCGTGCCGATCTCCACCCAGTCGAAAATGAGTTCCACGTCGTGATTGAACATCCTGATGCACCCGCCGCTCACTGCGTCCCCGATGTACCACGGCTTGTTGGTTCCGTGGATGCCATACTTGCCCCAAGGCACGTCAAGGCCCATCCACCTCGTCCCGAACCCGCCGCTCCACGCGCCCTTCGACACAACCTTCCACTGCCCTTGCGGCGAAGGTGTCGACGGCTTGCCCACCGCGCAAGGAAACCGCTTGTAGGGTTTCCCGTCGGAGAGCACGGTGAGCGTCCGGTCCACAGTATCTATGACGATCTCCACGCGGCCTGGCGGAGGAGGGACGGGTGCCTGCGCCACCGGAGAGGCCACGGTCCTTCCGAGGGCAATCCAGGTCCGCGGGCCGAGGACTCCGTCCGGCTCAAGCCCCCTGCTCCTCTGAAATGCGGCCACGGCCGCGGCGGTCAGAGGCCCGTAAACCCCGTCAACAGGGCCCGGATCGAACCCGAAGCTCGCAAGGTATGTCTGGAGACCCGCGATGTCGGCACCCGAAGGGTACGGGCGCACGGGCCGGATGACCTCGTCCTGCTCGCACGAACACGAGTAGAAGGGGGTTTCCTCCGCCTGTCTCACCCGGTGTATGGCTTGCGCCTTTTCAGTGTCACGCTGCTCCTCTGCTGCGCCTTGCGTCTTGGGCATTTGAGACGCTCGCGACGCCAGCCCGGCTCCACCGGTGGGCTTCGCCACGAGATGGCCGAGCGTAAGCGCCACGGCAAGCGCCAGTGTCAACACAAGCCAATGGCGGTGCATGGATCGACCTTCCTCCGTCTACAGCCAGCCCCTAGCCCCTACCACGCCCAGGACGCCACCGACGCCCAGGACGGCCTTCGTCCCTCGCCAGCCGCTGAGCTGAGAATCGCACAAGTGTATTATGCCCCGTCCCGGCCCGAGCCCCGCAGCACTCGCCGTGCCGCGCCCCGCTCCCGGAATCCGGAGGTCACGCGAGCTGACGAAGCGTGTTGACGGAGTTTGAGCGGCCTGGGTATACTTGGGGTGGTCCTAGCGGTGCGCTTAACGCCCGCGCTCATGGGGCTGCGTGAGACCGCTGAGCTTCCCCAGTACGTGCCGGTCTGGCCGGGCACGGCGATGGTCTTGCGCGATTCAGCTGACCCGTGTTGCCGTAATAGGGTTAAGGGGGCGACTCTGATCCGTGGCGAGAGCTCACTTCGGCGACCAAGGCCGTAAGCCCCACGAGCGCGTGGTCAGCATGAGCATCGATGTGCCGGAGCACGTCGCTCTCGTGGTCCGGGAGCTGGAGGCAAGGGGCCATCGCGCGTACGTGGTGGGCGGAGCCGTGCGGGACTCCCTGCTTAATAGAGTACCGAAGGATTGGGACGTCTGCACCTCGGCCATCCCCGACGAGGTCGAGCGGATCTTCGGGGGAAGCGCGGTATCCACGGGCAAGCGGTACGGCACCATCACCGTCCTTGCGGATCGACATGAGGTCGAGGTGACCACGTTCCGCCGGGACGGCACGTACAGCGACGGGCGCAGGCCCGATGTGGTCGTGTTCTCGTCTGACCTCAGCGAAGATCTCGCCCGCCGGGATTTCACAGTTAACGCCATGGCTTACGACATCGGGCGAAGGGCCGTCATCGATTGCTACAACGGCCTCACCGACCTAGAGAGGCGTGTTATCCGCACCGTCGGGGACCCTCGTGCCCGCTTCCAGGAGGACGCTTTGAGGATGCTCCGGGCGATCCGACTCGGAGCGGAGCTCGGATTCGCCGTCGACCCTGAGGCCCTTAAGGCAATCGAGGACGGCCATGAGTCTATCACCAGGATCTCGTGGGAGAGGATTCGCGAGGAGCTCTCCGCGATGGTCGTCTCACCCGGCGCCGGAAACGCCCTGCGCATGACCGAGAGGACGCGCCTCCTGCGACACATCCTGCCCGAGCTGCAATCGTGCCTCGCCGTGCCGGCAGCAGGATGGGCCGGCTCGGGGCCTTGCGTCGAGAACGTGTTCGAGCACAGCCTCAAGGTGACCGACCTCATAGAGCCGGTCCTGCATCTCCGCCTCGCAGCTCTCCTTCACGACGTCGGAAAGCCCTCGACCATGGCGCGCGACCACAGCGGCGCTCTAAGGTTCTTCGGCCACGACAAGGTAGGCGCCTCTCTCGCGCGCCAGGCGCTCGAGAGACTCCGCTACCCGGGCGAGCTCGTTCGAAGAGTCGCGTTGCTCGTTGAGAAGCACATGTTCTCCTACGACCCGGCCACCAAAGACAAGGGCATCCGCCGCATTGTTGCGGCCCTCGGCATCGACACGATCCGGGACCTAGCCAAACTGCGTGAGGCCGACAGAGCCGCGTTCGGCGCAGGGCCGGGGCCCGGCGCCAACATGGCAGCGTTCCTCGCGAGGGTAAGGGAAGTGATGGCCAAGGGCCCGGCGCTTTCAGTGCGCGACCTCGCAGTGAACGGGCACGATGTCATGAGGGTGCTCGGCGTGCCTGAAGGCCCAGAAGTCGGTGAGGTCCTTGCGAAGCTTTTCGACGCCGTGCTGGACAACCCGGAACTCAATTCGCGCGACCACCTCTTGGGTTTTCTGCATGAAATGAAAACGCAGGGAATGAAAACGAAGGACGTGCCCAGGAAGGCCTTGCAACGCAGCGAGAGAGAGCCAGAGGGGAAGGAGCACCGGGGGAGTACATGACTTGGCTGGGGCGGGAGGATTCGAACCTCCGGATGCAGGATCCAAAGTCCCGTGCCTTACCGCTTGGCTACGCCCCAGCGCGAACCGGCAAAACCGCATATCGCTTGCGGTTCCCAGCATTACGAGTATAACAAACCGAGTAGGAGACGTCAAGACGAACGCGAAGTCTGGCCCCGGCCGCGGGGCGGACGTCATCCCGGGTTGGCGAGCCCCGGCGGATGCGCTTCTAGCTCGCCTCACCCTGGAGGCCAGTTTCGCTCTGGTACGCGGCCATGACGGCCCTGTTGATCTCGTCCCGCGCCTCCTTCGTTATTGGATGCGCGATATCCCTGTAACCGCTCGTGCCCACCTTGCGGCACGGCATCGATACGAAGAGGCCGCTGGGCCCCTCGACCACTTTGAGTTCCTTGACGACGAACGCGTTGTCGAAGGTTATGGACGCTATCGCCCGCGTCTTCCCATCGCTCTTCACCGGCTTGATTCTCACCTCTGTGATGTTCAATCCCGGTCACCGCCTTCCATAAGCAAGTACTCATAATGGGTTGCATGGGGTTATTCCACATTTTGGCATGAATTCCTGCTTATGCCATACGAGATCTCGTCTGATTTGGCGGCTGATCGGGTGCCCCCCGCTAGGCCCCCGGCGGGCGTTTCCCGGCGCGGCCCGCAGAGGCCAGTGGAGGCGAGCGCAGAAAGCCCTCAGGCCGGTGAGGTCACGAGCCTCCTGACAAGCTCCAGATCGCTGGGCTTGTCGACGTCCACAGCGATCTCCGGAAACTCCGAGATTATCGCAACGCCCTTGACGCCCGCGATTTCCTGGAGCCTCCTCTCAACGTCGTGAATGGAGAGCCGCTTCAGAATGAACTTGACGGTGCACCGGAGGCCGAGGAAGGCCGCCATCATCCAGGGCTTCTTTCGCGTGGCGACGGCCTGTTCCAGAAGCCTGCCGCACGCCTCAAGCCCAGAGGGCGAGGCGAGGATCACGTTCCCGCCGGTAAACGTCCCTTCCGCCACGGTGAGGTATGTGCGCTTCATCCCTGGGAACTTCGACTCGTTCGTCTCCTTGCTGAGAAGCGGATAATGGATCTCAGCGGGGTTCGCGTCGGCTTTCTCGAAGAAGTCCTCCAGGGCTTCCGCCGTCAGAAGGGGGAGATCCGCCGTAACGATCAGCACCTTATCCCGCGTCGCTAGAGCTCTGATGCCCGCGTTAAGGTTCTCGACAATGGAGCCGGCCCGCTCCACCAGAATGGCCTCCTCGGATGGTATGACTTCCTGGAGAGCCTGCTTCGGACCTACCACGACGACCCGACCGATCCTCGAACACCCTTTGACAGCGCGTAGCACATAATGTATCATCGGCCTTCCCGCTATGTCGATGAGCGCCTCGTAACGCGCGCTGTCACAGCTTGCAAGCTTTCCGTCGTTGTCCGCTCCCGCCAGGATCACCGCGTCTACCACGCACACCGTCTCCTTTCCAGGCCCCTCCATGGCCTCCCACAGTTTCACGCCCCCGCCCCCGCTAGCATCAGGAGGCGGGGCCTGTCGGAGGTCACCTGCACGCTACCGCGACGTTTGCGTTACTATCACAAAACCGCTGTGTACGCTGCCGCCGCTGCCCGCCGCTGCCCGCGGACGACCGGTCTCGCAGGACGAGCGCGGCCTATCACTCGCGGCCTATCACTACTCATTATAACGCTTCCATCGCCGCACCGGGACACGCTCGAGCCCGCTCGGAGCCGAACAGCACACGAACGTCGTGTCGTACGTTTCGCGGACCATTCGCCTCATCTGCCTCGCGCTTTTCTCGTCCTCGGCTATGCCGAACACCGCGGAGCCGGAGCCCGACATACCTACGCCCAGCGCCCCCGCGGCGAGCAACGCTTGCTTTACCTCTTCTATCTCGGGAACCATGCTCGTCGCGGCCCGTCCTAGGTCATTCGCGAGCCTAGCCGCGATGCGGCGCACGTCGCGAGCGGACACGGCCTCCAGCATTGCCGGGGTCGCGCGCCCGACGTTGCCGCCGCCGCCGGACGAGGCCTCCTCGCGGGCTTCCACCGCTTCGTCGGCAACAAGCTGGTCGTAAACTGCATAAGCCTCAGCCGTGCTTATCCTCCGGCCCGGCACGACCACGACGAACCAGACGCCCTCAAGGGCGGGAAGCCTCTCCACGAGCTCCCCCTTGCCCCTCACCACGCCCGTTCCCCCTGTGAGGCAAAACGGCACGTCCGCACCCACGGTCGCACCTATCCTGGCAAGCTCCGCCTCATCGAGGCCAAGCCCCCACAGCTCGTTAAGGCCGAGGAGCACAGCAGCGGCATCGGCGCTCCCGCCGCCGAGCCCAGCCCCCGTCGGGATCTTCTTTTTTATGTCCACCCATACTGCGGCCCCGACTCCTGCGAAGCGTGACAGCGCTAACGCGGCTTTGAAGGCAAGGTTCTCGTGGCCGAGGGGCACGAGAGGATCGTCGCAGGCGAGCGTAACTCCGAGCTCCCTGCCCCGCCCTGACACAGGACGCACGGGGGTAGACCCGAGAGCCACGCCGTCGTACAGGTCAATGGACTGCACCACCGACTCGAGCTCGTGGTACCCATCAGGTCGCCGGCCAACAATGTCGAGAGTGAGATTGAGCTTGGCCCGCGCAACGATGAGAAGCCTTTTGTCATCTGCTTTTGCCATTGCGTTCTAATAGATTATGCGAAACACAGCGAATTCCTGCTTCGCTTGGACTGGGCCTGCACCTCGCCCGACCTCGCTCTCGAAGCCTCGACGGCACGCCGAGGACGCCGCACGCACAGCTCACAAGCCCCGCAGGCCGCCCCCCGGCCGCGGGGCTGCTGTAAGGCAAGGCCCGAGCTGCAAGGCCCGAGCTCATCGCGCGAGCGAGTTGCCGCTTCGCCTACCTGCGCAGTCCGAAAAGCCCCCGGAAGAAGTCGCGAATGGCACGGACGATGACGGTAACTATGTTAGCCCTTGGCACGTCCTCCGTGGCCACAAGGTCGACCCTCGCGAGCTCGCGGCCGTCCAGGGACGCCACGACGGCGCCGAGCTTATCGCCCTTACGGATGGGGGCGCGCCGCTCGGCCGATTCGATGGTCGTTTCAACAAGGTCCTTTTTGCCCTTTTCCACGAAAGCCACGAAATCCGTGCTGGCCGCAGCTGGGACTTCCTCGCGCCGGCCGTTCGGCACGCGGATCTTTCCCACCACGTCGCCCTTTTTGGCCACGGCCACCCGGTCGAACTCGCGGAAACCGTAGTTCAAGAGCTTTATCGTGTCCTGGATGCGGTCCTCGTTGGTGGGCAGGCCCATGACGACCGAGATGAGCCTCACGCCGTCCTGCTTCGCCGTGCCGGCGAGGCAGTACCCGGCTTCGTCGGTCATGCCGGTCTTGAGGCCGTCCGCCCCGGGGTACCGGAGTATCAGCTCGTTGGTATTCCTCAGAAAGGATTCCTCCTGCCGCACCCGCGGGCCCGTGCGCGCCAGAGTATCGGTCCAGACGCTCGTCCATTCAAGCACCTTGGGGTGTTTCGTGACAAGCTCGCGGGACATGATCGCGATGTCCCTGGCCGTGCTGTAGTGGTTCGGGGCTGGGAGGCCGTCGGGGTTTTCGAAATGCGTGTTGTTCATTCCCAGCTCCTTTGCTTTCTCGTTCATCTGGTTCACGAAATCCGCGGCGCTTCCGGCGATGAATTCTGACACCGCGTAGGCGGCGTCGTTTGCGGACACAACGGCGATCGCTTTCATCATGTCACCCAGCTTCATCTGCTCGCCTTCTGCGAGCCAGATCTGGGAACCGCCGATCTGGCTGGCCTCGGTGCTGGTCGTGACCACATCATCCAGGCTCACTCTCTTCGAATCCACGGCCTCCATGGTGAGGAGCATCGTCATGACCTTCGTTATACTCGCGGGTGCCACACGAAGATCAGCTTCCTTCTCGTACAGCACCTGGCCCGTCTCAGCGCTGGTGAGCACCGCGGAGGGCGCCTTGAGCTCCGGAGGCGCTGCCGCTCCTGCCAAGACCGGCGCAAACGCCAGAGCGGCGGACGCCATGATGAGCGTCGCGGCAAGACCTGCGACGAAACGCCTTCGATGCCCTTCCGGCCGTGGATCTCTGGAAAACAACATCTCTCTAACCACCTCGCAAAGCATCCCTTCTGAACCCAATCTGCTCAAGCACACGCGAAACATCCGCCCGCACCCTGCGGAAAAGCGCAGGATTACAAATTCTCCACTTCGACCGGCCTTCCTCTCCCTTTCGATGCGGTTTGCCCTTCCATAATATACCCATTCTGGACGGATTGTACACCCCGGCAGGGACGCGCCCCGTTCTGCCGGGTCCGACCGGGCCCGGGGTGCCCCATACGGCCGCGTCAACAGCAGCATCGCCGCTACTCTGAGCGCCGGAGAGCGCTTGTCTGTGTATTCGGATGTTTCTTGGATTAGAGGAAACGTGTGGTCAATAGCGTATATTCATCACCAACAAAGTACAGAAGGAAGTGGGGGTGTGTCTGTGAACTATCCCAAAGCCGACCTTGGGAAACGCTTCGTAGCGGCCCTTGTCGACGGCGTCATTGCGGCGATCCTCGGTCTCGGCATCCCGATTCTCGGAGGGTTGCTTGGAGCCGCCTACACGCTTACAAAGGACGCTCTCATGTTCCAGTTGACGAAGGATCCGCAGTGGAAGAACAAGAGCGTGGGGAAGAAGATCCTTGGCCTTCAGGTGGTCAATCTGGGCGGCGGAGACATCGATATCGCAGCCTCAGCGAAACGCAACCTCACCCTCGCGGTAGGCTCGCTGTTGTCGGTGATACCACTCGTGAGACTTGTCGCGGCTCCGCTCATTGGCGGGGTCCTCGGGCTCATAGAGATCGTGCTGGTGCTGACCGACGCCGCGGGCCGGAGGCTCGGGGATAGGTGGGCGAACACTCAAGTCATCGCGGTGGAGGAGCCGCAGACTTCCGGCGGAGTCGGCAGCAAGGGCTGAGACGGGCTCGACCTCGAGAGCCGTCTTTGGGGCGCCCGGAGTCCGCCACCGTGTTCATTGAACGCGGTCATCAGGACTCACTCCTCACGTTTTCGGGGGCTCAGTTCCCGCGTTGTCGGACGCCCTGCCCGCCCGCCTTCTCGGCGGTCTAGGTATGGCGTCGGAGTTTTCGTCTCCTTTCTTCACGGCGCTAGGGTTGCCGGTGCTTGCACGACGGGGCGTGGAGAATTCGGCTGCCTTAAGCGCCGAATTCGAACGAGGCGCGCCGCAAGCGCGCCGTCCCCGGAGGGCAACACCGGCAACCCCGGGCAGGACCTCCCGCCGAAAGGTAGCGCGAGTTTTTGGCGACATACTTAGTTGGGCAAGGCGTCCGCGCGCGAACCACCGTGAGTCTCCGCAACTCGGAGAGCAGCCGTCAGAACACGTTCAGGTACTGCCCGATTTCCCACGGGTGTACCTGAGTCCGGTATATGTCCCACTCGATCTCCTTGGCCTCGATGAACCTGTTGGCTATGTGGGGTCCAAGGGTGTCCATGATGACCTCGTCCGCCTTGAGGCACTCGATCGCCTCCATGATGCTGCCGGGAAGGCTCTGGATGCCCATGGCCTCACGCTCCGCCTGGGACAGCCCGTACAGGTTGAGGTTCACGGGGTCGGGCGGAAGGGTCTTGTTCTTGATCCCGTCGAGGCCGGCCTTTAGGGTCACGGCAAGCGCCAGGTACGGGTTGCAGGACGGGTCGGGGCTCCGGAGCTCGATCCTCGTGTACTTCCCACGGGCGGCAGGGACTCGGATGAGCGGGCTTCGGTTCCTTTCGGACCACGCAATGTAAACCGGCGCCTCATAGCCCGGCACCAACCTTTTGTAGGAGTTGATGAGCGGGTTGGTGATGGCCGTGAAGCCTCTGGCGTGTTTCATCAGGCCGCCGATGTAATACAGCGCGATCTCCGAGAGGCCGTTCGGCGAATCAGGATCGTAGAACGCATTCTCTTCGCCCCTGAAGAGCGACTGGTGCGTGTGCATCCCAGACCCGTTTATGCCAAACACCGGCTTGGGCATGAATGTGGCGTGCAGATTGTGGGCGAGGGCGACCGTCCGCACCACAAAGCGGAACGTGGCCACGTTGTCCGCGGTGGTAAGGCCGTAAGTGTACTTGAAGTCGATCTCGTGCTGGCCGGGCGCCACCTCATGATGGGACGTC harbors:
- a CDS encoding RDD family protein, which encodes MNYPKADLGKRFVAALVDGVIAAILGLGIPILGGLLGAAYTLTKDALMFQLTKDPQWKNKSVGKKILGLQVVNLGGGDIDIAASAKRNLTLAVGSLLSVIPLVRLVAAPLIGGVLGLIEIVLVLTDAAGRRLGDRWANTQVIAVEEPQTSGGVGSKG
- a CDS encoding HD domain-containing protein; translation: MARAHFGDQGRKPHERVVSMSIDVPEHVALVVRELEARGHRAYVVGGAVRDSLLNRVPKDWDVCTSAIPDEVERIFGGSAVSTGKRYGTITVLADRHEVEVTTFRRDGTYSDGRRPDVVVFSSDLSEDLARRDFTVNAMAYDIGRRAVIDCYNGLTDLERRVIRTVGDPRARFQEDALRMLRAIRLGAELGFAVDPEALKAIEDGHESITRISWERIREELSAMVVSPGAGNALRMTERTRLLRHILPELQSCLAVPAAGWAGSGPCVENVFEHSLKVTDLIEPVLHLRLAALLHDVGKPSTMARDHSGALRFFGHDKVGASLARQALERLRYPGELVRRVALLVEKHMFSYDPATKDKGIRRIVAALGIDTIRDLAKLREADRAAFGAGPGPGANMAAFLARVREVMAKGPALSVRDLAVNGHDVMRVLGVPEGPEVGEVLAKLFDAVLDNPELNSRDHLLGFLHEMKTQGMKTKDVPRKALQRSEREPEGKEHRGST
- a CDS encoding L,D-transpeptidase family protein, with the protein product MHRHWLVLTLALAVALTLGHLVAKPTGGAGLASRASQMPKTQGAAEEQRDTEKAQAIHRVRQAEETPFYSCSCEQDEVIRPVRPYPSGADIAGLQTYLASFGFDPGPVDGVYGPLTAAAVAAFQRSRGLEPDGVLGPRTWIALGRTVASPVAQAPVPPPPGRVEIVIDTVDRTLTVLSDGKPYKRFPCAVGKPSTPSPQGQWKVVSKGAWSGGFGTRWMGLDVPWGKYGIHGTNKPWYIGDAVSGGCIRMFNHDVELIFDWVEIGTPVVICGNPFGPLRNPRRELGPGERGTDVLAAQRRLRMLGFDPGPENGMYEEPTANAVKAFQQSRGLRVTGVVTPDTYDALGLYLFE
- a CDS encoding AbrB/MazE/SpoVT family DNA-binding domain-containing protein — encoded protein: MSENGLRVVTSVLPGGTIALPEEVRRRLGLQPFDDLTFTVENGVIVAAKVKEMCGQYGAND
- the glnA gene encoding type I glutamate--ammonia ligase: MPSLTKEDVLKKAEELKVKFVHLQFTDILGVIKNVAIPVEQLARALDGEIMFDGSAIEGFVRIEESDMYLRPDPSTFAIFPWNGGDAVTARLICDIYNPDGTPFQGCPRHTLKKVLAEAESMGFTFVAGPEPEFFLFTRDENGTPTTKTHDQASYFDLAPLDRGERARQDMVVTLQKMGFEIETSHHEVAPGQHEIDFKYTYGLTTADNVATFRFVVRTVALAHNLHATFMPKPVFGINGSGMHTHQSLFRGEENAFYDPDSPNGLSEIALYYIGGLMKHARGFTAITNPLINSYKRLVPGYEAPVYIAWSERNRSPLIRVPAARGKYTRIELRSPDPSCNPYLALAVTLKAGLDGIKNKTLPPDPVNLNLYGLSQAEREAMGIQSLPGSIMEAIECLKADEVIMDTLGPHIANRFIEAKEIEWDIYRTQVHPWEIGQYLNVF
- a CDS encoding NTP transferase domain-containing protein is translated as MKLWEAMEGPGKETVCVVDAVILAGADNDGKLASCDSARYEALIDIAGRPMIHYVLRAVKGCSRIGRVVVVGPKQALQEVIPSEEAILVERAGSIVENLNAGIRALATRDKVLIVTADLPLLTAEALEDFFEKADANPAEIHYPLLSKETNESKFPGMKRTYLTVAEGTFTGGNVILASPSGLEACGRLLEQAVATRKKPWMMAAFLGLRCTVKFILKRLSIHDVERRLQEIAGVKGVAIISEFPEIAVDVDKPSDLELVRRLVTSPA
- the ispE gene encoding 4-(cytidine 5'-diphospho)-2-C-methyl-D-erythritol kinase, giving the protein MAKADDKRLLIVARAKLNLTLDIVGRRPDGYHELESVVQSIDLYDGVALGSTPVRPVSGRGRELGVTLACDDPLVPLGHENLAFKAALALSRFAGVGAAVWVDIKKKIPTGAGLGGGSADAAAVLLGLNELWGLGLDEAELARIGATVGADVPFCLTGGTGVVRGKGELVERLPALEGVWFVVVVPGRRISTAEAYAVYDQLVADEAVEAREEASSGGGGNVGRATPAMLEAVSARDVRRIAARLANDLGRAATSMVPEIEEVKQALLAAGALGVGMSGSGSAVFGIAEDEKSARQMRRMVRETYDTTFVCCSAPSGLERVPVRRWKRYNE
- a CDS encoding D-alanyl-D-alanine carboxypeptidase, which translates into the protein MLFSRDPRPEGHRRRFVAGLAATLIMASAALAFAPVLAGAAAPPELKAPSAVLTSAETGQVLYEKEADLRVAPASITKVMTMLLTMEAVDSKRVSLDDVVTTSTEASQIGGSQIWLAEGEQMKLGDMMKAIAVVSANDAAYAVSEFIAGSAADFVNQMNEKAKELGMNNTHFENPDGLPAPNHYSTARDIAIMSRELVTKHPKVLEWTSVWTDTLARTGPRVRQEESFLRNTNELILRYPGADGLKTGMTDEAGYCLAGTAKQDGVRLISVVMGLPTNEDRIQDTIKLLNYGFREFDRVAVAKKGDVVGKIRVPNGRREEVPAAASTDFVAFVEKGKKDLVETTIESAERRAPIRKGDKLGAVVASLDGRELARVDLVATEDVPRANIVTVIVRAIRDFFRGLFGLRR
- the spoVG gene encoding septation regulator SpoVG: MNITEVRIKPVKSDGKTRAIASITFDNAFVVKELKVVEGPSGLFVSMPCRKVGTSGYRDIAHPITKEARDEINRAVMAAYQSETGLQGEAS